GCTTGTCTTCAGTCCTTGAAAGTTTGAATGTATAAACGTTATTTTATCTTGATACTTGTTCAACTGTTCCTTTGCGGCTTGCAGGGCTTGTACATCCTGATCAAAAGCATAGAGCCTTCCGTTTTCATTAAGTCTTGATGCAATCTCCAGGGAATGTCCTCCACCGCCGACGGTACAGTCAACATAAATACCATCCGGATTGATTCCCAACCCTTTTATTGTTTCTTCTTTTAAAACACTATAATGTTCAAACATCTAATCCACCAACTTTTTCACTTCTCTATAATGCGTTAAATATCAAAATCCATTAGATTTTCAGCAATCTCTGCAAACGATTCTTCTGATTCCTCTACATACGTATTCCAGTGATCGCTGGCCCATAATTCCACACGATTGGAAACGCCAATTACATGGCAATCCTTTTCCAAATCAGCGTAAGTCCGCAGATTCGCAGGAATATTTATTCTTCCCTGTTTATCTACTTCACATTCCACCGCACCAGAGAAAAAGAATCGTGTAAAAGCTCGGGCATCCTTTTTAGTCAGTGGGAGTTGCTTTAACTTACCTTCCAAAATTTCCCATTCTTGTTGAGGGTATGCGAATAAACATTTATCAAGTCCACGCGTTAAAACAAAAGATGTCCCTAACTCTTCTCTAAACTTGGAAGGGACAATGATTCGTCCTTTTGTGTCAATGCTATGTTGGAATTCTCCCATAAA
The nucleotide sequence above comes from Oceanobacillus timonensis. Encoded proteins:
- the mraZ gene encoding division/cell wall cluster transcriptional repressor MraZ is translated as MFMGEFQHSIDTKGRIIVPSKFREELGTSFVLTRGLDKCLFAYPQQEWEILEGKLKQLPLTKKDARAFTRFFFSGAVECEVDKQGRINIPANLRTYADLEKDCHVIGVSNRVELWASDHWNTYVEESEESFAEIAENLMDFDI